Genomic window (uncultured Hyphomonas sp.):
CGACAGCAATCCCCGAGGCCGCAATGGCGAGGTCCACGGCCTGGCTGAGCGTCCCGCCGCCCGCAAGGCCGAGCGCCAGCGCGGCAATGGATGTATCCCCTGCTCCGGAGACATCATAGACTTCGCGCGCCTTGCCAGCCCGGTGCGTCACTTCTCCATCCTGCGTGATGAAGGACATGCCTTTGGCTGCGCGCGTGACGACAACGGCCTTCGCCGGAAGGGTTTTCGCAGCAGCGGCCAGTGCCTCAGCGGCATCCCGGTCAGTTTCTGTCGGCATGCCGAACGCATGCGCAAGCTCGTTCCCATTTGGCTTGAGCAGGTCGACCGCGCCATAGCGGCGGAAATCCCGGCCCTTCGGATCGGCGATCACCGGAATGCCAAAGGCCTCGCCTGCATCCAGCGCAGCCTTGATCACGGCATCGGTCATCGCGCCCTTGGCGTAATCCGAGAGGATGATCAGGGCTGCATCCGCGGCAACCTGATGGATCGCGCCCGTCAGTTTGACTTCGATGTCCGGGCCGATACTTGCGACTTCTTCCGCATCGACGCGCAGCAATTGCTGGGAACCGGCGACGAAACGGGTTTTCAGGGTCGTTGGCCGGCCACGCATGGCGATGAGATCAGCCTCGACATTCTGGACCTGCCCCATCAGAGACGCGAGTTCCCGGCCCTCTGGGTCATCTCCCACCACGCCGACCAGCGCAGTGAAAAGCCCCAGCGATGCGAGATTCCGGGCCACATTGCCTGCCCCGCCCGGCATGGAGGCTTCCCGGGTGCGGCGCATGATCGGCACCGGCGCCTCAGGCGAAATGCGGGACACGTCGCCATAGACGAACCGGTCGAGCATGACATCGCCGATACAGACGATTTTCCGGCCCGCAGCCGCATCGATCAGATCAATCAGGGATGAGCGCGCCATCAGCCGCGAACCGTCCCGGCCAAAAGGGAATCGGACATGTTCTACTCCGGTTTTGAATGGATATAGCCGCTGGCAGGAGCCCGTAAAAGGCGAAGCCGCAGGATCGGTGGATCCAAACCGTCCTTCGGTACGTATCTAACACATAAGAGTAAAAGGAAGGAAGCTCCCCTGTCTGACGCATCGGCTCCCATTATCGTCTGGTTCCGGGAAGACCTGCGGCTTTCAGACAATCCGGCCCTGCGTGCCGCAGTGCAGCAAGACTGTCCGGTGGTCTGCGTATATATTCACGCGGACGGATGCGAAGGCACGCGCCCACTGGGCGGTGCGTCCCGCTGGTGGCTGGACAAGTCACTCAGGGCGCTTTCTGACGATCTGGAACAGCTGGGTGGACGGCTGACGGTCCGGGCAGGCGATGGCAGCGCCTGCCTGGATGAGTTGATCGAAGAGACCGGCGCAAAGGCTGTCTACTGGAACCGGCGCTATGGCAAGGCGGAGCGGGATGTCGACGCCGCTATAAAGTCACGGCTGAAAGACCGGGACATTGACGTTCAGAGTTTCAACGGACGCCTGCTCGTTGAGCCCTGGGTCCTGAAAACGGGATCGGGCGGATTCTACAAGGTGTTTACGCCCTTCTGGAAGGCGCTGCGGGATTGTTACACGGCGCCAGCTGCCCTGCCCCGGCCGAATTCCCTGAAGGGCCCTCAACCCGATACACTCAAAGTCAGCGACCTTGGTCTGCATCCGACCAGGCCGGACTGGTCGACAGGGTTCGATGCGGTCTGGACTCCCGGAGAGGCGGGGGCGAACGCGCGCCTGAAAGCATTTCTTGACGGACCGGTCGACGCCTACCCTGACGACCGCGATCTTCCGGGCAAGGAGGATGGCACCTCCGGCTTGTCCCCGCACCTTCGGTTCGGGGAAATCGGCCCGGCGCAAATGTGGCGGGCGACGATTGCCGCAATGGAAGCGGGAAAGATTAAAGACGCAGGCGGATGGAAATTCCTTTCAGAGGTTGTCTGGCGGGAGTTTTCTTATGTCCTGCTCTACTACCGGCCAGACCTTGCCGACGAAAACTACAATGGTGATTTCGATCATATGCCATGGCGGACGGACGAAGATGCCCTGAAGGCATGGCAGCGCGGCCAGACCGGCTATCCCATCGTTGACGCGGGCATGCGGCAATTGTGGGAAACGGGCTGGATGCACAATCGGGTCCGGATGATTGTTGCGTCCTTCCTGACAAAGCATTTGTTGCTGCATTGGCGCCAGGGCGAAGACTGGTTCTGGGACACGCTGGTGGATGCCGACCCCGCCTCCAATCCTGCAAGCTGGCAATGGACCGCCGGGTCCGGCGCGGACGCCGCCCCCTATTTCCGGGTGTTCAATCCTATCACACAGGGTCAGAAATTCGATTCTGACGGTGCCTATGTCCGACGGTGGTGCCCCGAACTCGCGAACCTTCCGGACAAGGTATTGCACGAGCCCTGGTCGGCTGACGAGGTAACCCTTCGCAAGGCCGGCGTGAAACTTGGAACGGATTATCCGCGTCCGCTCGTTGAGCATAAAGCCGGTCGGGAACGCGCCCTGGAAGCCTATGAAACCCTTAAATCTCAACGCTCAAGCAAGTAAGACAGGCCAGCCATGAAACAGGATAATCCGGAAGCCATTGGATTCGAGCGCTCATTCTGGCAAACTGGGGACAGTTCCCTATGGCCAGAGGGAGGCACCATGACCGGGACGATACCAGCTTCGCCTAACACGATCCGGACCCTGAAAAATGTTCCGGCAAGCTTCAGGATCGCCTGTCTTGCCCTTCTGAACACCCAGCATGGTACATTGGAATTCCGGTTGCCGGATGACAGACAACTTGTGTTCAGGAACAAGCAAGCCGGGCCTCATGCAATAATCTCCGTGCACGACTACAATTTCGTGAAGCGGGCCATGGCCGGCGGCGATGTCGGTTTCGCCGAGGCCTATATGGATGGGGAGTGGTCGACACCTGACCTGACCGAAGTCCTGCGGTTCTTTTCCGCGAACTTCGAAGCAACCGGAAAACTGGCCGTTGGCGGGGCCGTGGTGCGCTGGGTCAATATGGTGCGGCATGTTTTCTCCAGCCGCAACACACGCGAAGGCGCCAAGAAGAACATCATGGCGCACTACGACCTCGGGAATGATTTCTACTCCCTCTGGCTCGATCCCTCCATGACCTACTCATCAGCAGTGTTCGAGAGCCCGAATGTTTCCCTGGAACAGGGTCAGTACGCGAAATACAGGAACATCTGTGACCGGATCGATGCCGGCCCGTCCAGCGATATTCTCGAGATTGGGTGCGGCTGGGGCGGTTTTGCGGAATACGCCGCCAAACAGCGAGGATCAAAGGTCACCTGTCTGACCATCTCCCCTTCCCAGCGTGACTATGCAATGGCGAGGATGCAGCGGGAAGGCCTGAGCGAACGGGTTGAAATCCGGCTCGAGGATTACCGGGATCACTCAGGCAAATATGATGGGGTTGCGTCTATCGAAATGTTCGAGGCCGTCGGTGAGTCCTACTGGCCGAGCTATTTTGCAAAGATCTTCGAGACGCTGAAGCACAATGGCAAAGCGGCCCTGCAGATCATCACGATCGATGACGACCTGTTCCCCAGATACCGCAAGCGTGTGGACTTCATCCAGCGCCATATCTTCCCGGGTGGCATGCTGCCGAGCGAGAAAGCGCTGAAAGAGCAATTCCATCTGGCCGGGCTCCGCCATGACGGCGTCACCTATTTCGGACAGGACTATGCCCGTACCTGCCGCGAATGGTCCCGCAGCTTCAACGATGCCTGGGACCAGATTTCCAAGCTCGGATTCGACGAGCCCTTCCGCCGCATGTGGAACTTCTACCTCGCCTATTGCGAGGCAGGTTTCGAGGGCGGCCGGATCAATGTCGGCCAGTTCCAGTTGTCGAAAGCCTGATTGGCTTCGGGACCAGTCATCCATGCAGGCGATTATTTTCGGCGCCTCTGGCGGCATCGGCGCTGAGCTTGTCGCTCAGTTGTCCGAACGGCCGGATATCCGCCGGGTTCATGCAGTATCCCGCAGAGGCACAGCCGCGTCCGGAAAGATCGTGTCTCACACCGCAGATATCACGGCAGAATCTGATCTCTCCAGCCTGGCAGACGCCTTGGAGCGGGAACAAGATATCCGGCTGGTGATTGTGGCAACCGGTATACTGTCTGATGGTGATGCCCTCATCCCGGAGAAATCCTATCGGCACCAATCCATGCAGGCATTTGAGCAGGTGTTCCGTGTGAATACTTTTGGTCCGGCTCTGGTGGCACGGTATATTCTTCCTCTCATGGCGCGCAACGGGCGGGCCGTTTTTTCAGCTCTGACGGCGCGCGTCGGCTCGATTGATGACAACCGGCTTGGCGGGTGGCACGCCTATCGCGCGTCCAAGGCAGCCCTGAACATGCTGCTCCGCAATTATGCCATCGAACAGGCCCGCCGGAATGATGATTTCATCGTTGCAGGCTTGCATCCCGGCACCGTGGATACCCGACTGTCGCGGCCGTTCCAGAAGAACGTTCCGGACGGGCAGCTTTTCACGCCGCAAATCTCTGCTGTTCACATGCTTCGGGTGATCGACAGGCTGACACCTGCGGATTCCGGCAAGTGTTTCGACTGGGCGGGCAAGGAAATCCCTGCCTAGACGAGCCGGCTTTGCTTCACAGCGGCTTCGATGAAGCTGGCAAACAGTGGATGCGGCTGGAACGGCCGGGATTTCAGTTCCGGGTGGTACTGAACGCCGATAAACCAGGGGTGCGAAGGGATCTCGAATATTTCCGGCAGCGTGCCGTCCGGGGACATGCCGGAGAACAGACCGCCTGCCTTTTCCAGCGCTTCGATATAGGCCGCGTTGACCTCGTAGCGGTGGCGGTGGCGCTCTGAGATATCCAGTGTGCCATACACTTCTGCGACCTTGCTGCCTTCTTTCAGGCGCGCCGGATAGGCCCCGAGCCGCATCGTGCCGCCCTTGTCACTATCAGCAGTTCGGACCTGCTTCTCATTGCCCTGGGTCCACTCTTCCATCAGACCGACCAGCGGATTCGGGGTCGAAGGATTGTTCTCGGTCGTGTTGGCGTCTTCGATGCCAGCCATGTGCCGCGCTGCCTCGATCACCGACATCTGCATGCCGTAGCAGATGCCAAAACACGGCACTTTGCGTTCGCGTGCGAAGCGGGCAGCCCGCATCTTGCCGTGCGCGCCTCGTTCCCCGAAACCGCCCGGCAGGATGATGCCGTGAACGCCTTCAAGAATATCGAGCGGGCGATGCTCGTCATCGAATTCTTCCGAATTGATGAGCTTCACCGACACTTTGACATTGTTGGCCAGGCCGCCATGGCTGAGCGCCTCGGCGACGGATTTATAGGCATCCGGCACGTCGGTGTATTTGCCCACGAGGCCAATGCAGACTTCGCCATCTGGATTATGGATTGTCGACGCGATCCGCTGCCAGCCGGACAGGTCCGGCTCGGGCGCGTCTTCGATGCGGAAATGGGCCAGCACTTCCTTGTCCAGCCCCTGCTCGTGATAGGCCTCTGGCACATCATAGATGTGGCGGACATCGCGGGCTTCGATCACGCTGGACGGGCGAACGTTGCAGAAGCTGGCAATCTTGCCTTTTTCATTCTCGGGGATCGGCCGGTCGCAGCGGCACAGCAATACCTGTGGCTGGATACCGATGGAGCGGAGCTCTTTCACCGAGTGCTGCGTCGGCTTGGTCTTCATCTCGCCCGCCGCCGGAATGTAGGGCAGCAGCGTCAGGTGGATGAAGCAGGCCCGGTCAGGGCCGAGTTCCTGGCCGAGCTGACGGATGGCCTCGAAGAAAGGCAGGCCCTCGATGTCACCCACCGTGCCGCCAATCTCGCAAAGCACGAAGTCAACGCCTTCTCCCGGATCAGACAGGACGAAATCCTTGATCTCGTTGGTGACGTGCGGAATGACCTGGATCGTCGCGCCGAGATAGTCGCCGCGGCGCTCTTTCTCAATGATGTGCTTGTAGATCCGGCCGGTGGTGATGTTGTCGGACTGTCTGGCCGACACGCCTGTGAAGCGCTCATAGTGGCCAAGGTCCAAGTCGGTTTCGGCACCGTCATCGGTCACGAACACCTCACCATGCTGGCGAGGACTCATGGTTCCCGGATCCACGTTCAGATACGGGTCGAGTTTGCGCAAACGGACGCCATAGCCGCGGGACTGCAGCAATGCGCCGAGGGCGGCGGAAGCGATACCCTTTCCAAGGGAGGACACCACGCCGCCTGTAATGAAAATATAGCGGATCATGGGAACACCCTGATGCCGTGATTCGGTTTTAGCTGGCGCGTCAAAAACAGACGCAAACGAGAATTATTGGGGATTGCCGCTTTCAGGTGCAGGCGTTTCCGGTTCAGGCTCAACCACTGCTGCGCCTTCGCCGTCTTCACCCTCAGTCGCGGTTTCCGGAGCCGCGGCGCTGTCATCCGACAGGCCGGCCTGCCCTGACAGCAGCGGAGCGGTCGGATCGAACAAGTCCGTCGGAGTGCCCGGCGCCGGAGCGCCGTCTTCAGGCGCCAGCACGCGTTCAATGTCCGAACGGTTGTCGCCGCCGCGATTGGCCAGAGTGGTCAGCGCGAGACTGGTGATGAAGAAAATTGCACCGAAAATGATGGTCGAACGCACCACAGCCCCAGCAGCGCCACGGCCAGACAGCAGCGAATTGGCCCCGCCGCCGCCACCGCCACCGATGCCGAGTCCACCGCCTTCTGACTTCTGGACCAGCACCAAGCCGATCATGACAAGGCTGGCGAGAATGTGAATCACAAGGATAACGTTCTGCATGACAAATCCGATACGTTTCGTCCAAGGCGCCCGCATATAGGGAATGCGGGCGCAGGCCAAGTCCTGCCTTCAGTCAGAATAGCAATCAGGCTGCAGCATAGATGGCGAGGAAGTCCGCCGCCTTCAAGCTTGCGCCGCCGATCAGGCCCCCATTGACGTTTTTAACCGCCAGGAGGTCCGCGGCATTGCCCGGCTTCATGCTGCCCCCGTAGAGAATTGGGATGAGATCAGCATCCGCGCCGAACATGTCCGCCAGGCTGCTGCGCAGGGCATTATGCATTTCATCAACAGCTTCGACCGTCGCGACATTGCCGGTTCCGATGGCCCAGACCGGCTCATAAGCAATCACGAGACGGTCTGCAGCGGCGCCTGAAGGCAGAGAACCGCGGAGCATGTTGGTCACGACCTCGATTGCCTTGCCGCTGTCACGTTCTGCCGCGGTTTCACCTACGCAAATGATCGGCGTGAGGCCGGCACGAAGCGCTGCAGCCGCCTGTGCGGCGACGATTTCGCTTGTTTCACCATGGTCCGCGCGGCGTTCCGAATGCCCCACGATCACATAGGCGGCGCCGGCATCTGCGAGCATTTCCGCCGAAACGTCGCCCGTATGGGCGCCGCTTTCGTTCGCATGGCAGGTTTCGCCGCCGATTTTCAGCGCGCTCTCACGCACCTGGTCTGCTGCCTGCATCAACAGGGTGGCAGGAACGCAGATGAGCGCTTCCACATTTTCCTTGGCTGGCGTGACGCCCGCAGCGATGGCAACAATTTCCTCAAGCGAGCTCCGAAGCCCGTTCATCTTCCAGTTCCCGGCAATAAGTGTCCGTGCCATCAGCGTTCCCTATCTTGATTGACATTGCCGGGTCGCCTAGCAAGCACTGAGCCATCCTGCAAATAGTTGAAAGTACACGCCTCATGCTCGCGCTCATGAAACGCCTGACCCAAACGATTCTTGGCAAGTTCATTGCCATGATCATCATTGCTGGCATGGCGTTCTGGGGCGTGGACCAGGTTTTCAACCAGGTTCGCAACGGTCTTGGCTCCGATCTGCTGGCAGCAGGCAGATCTTCGGTCACCGTGGACGCCTTCGACCGGCGGATTGAAGTCATGCTGCGCAACGTGAACCAGCAGTCTGACGACCCGATCACCAAAGAACAGGCGATTGAGCGCGGCATGGTCGATCAGGTGTTCCAGCTACAGCAATCGCAAACAACGATGCTCGGCTTCGCATCCAAGATCGGCATTGCGCCCTCTACAGACGCCGTGCTGGCGGAGTTGAAAAAAACGGACGCCTTCAAGAATCCCCTGACCGGCGAACTGGATCTCGCGACGTATCAGCGGGTTCTGGCCCAGAACCGGTTTTCCCAGGCAGAATATGAGGCTCAGCTGAAAAGCGACCTGACCCTGCAAGCCCTGCAAGCCGGAACGCTCGCCGGACTGATGCCGCCGGACGTGATGAAAGCCATTCAGACCCGCTATCTGGCAGAATCACGCGATGTCGCCTGGTTCATTCTGGACGCTGCCGACATTCCCGAGCCCGCGGCACCCACCGAAGAAGACGTTCTCGCCTTCTACAATGAGAATCTGGATGCGCTGAAACAGCCAGAGCGGCGCTCCATTGACCTTCTGAAAGTGTCTGCTGACGACTTCCTGAGCCAGGTCGAGGTGACAGATCAGGAAATCGCGACAATCTATGAAGCCAGCAAATCGGAGCGTTTTTCGGAGCCTGAACAGCGTACTTATGTTGAGTTGATGTTCGGCTCGCGCGATGCAGCCCGGGATGCGTTCGCAGCACTCGCCGGCGGGGCGGATCCCTCGACGCTACAGGGGATCGTTTCCCGGGAGTCCAGGACATCGCTGGCCGAGGATGTCGAAGACCAGTTGCTGCGCGATGCGATGTTTGGCCCGGGCCGTCAAAGCGGCGCTCTCTTCGGGCCGAAAGACATGGGCGACGGACGCTGGCTGGTGGCACGCCTGGTGTCGATCCAGCCGGGCGCCGTTTTCCCGCTGGAAAGCGTCAGTGATGAAATTCGCTCAGGCCTCGCACGTGAACGTGCCACCCTTCTGCTCTACGACAAGCTTGAAGCGCTGGACCGTTCGATCAATGCCGGTTTTGACCTGAAACAGATCGCAGAAGAGATCGGCGTGCCGGTCATCTCTTTCGAGCCGGTCGACAAGAATGGCTACACGGAAGACGGTCTGCCGATGATCGGCCTTCTGGAAGCTGGTGACGCATTCCAGCAAGCTTTCCTCATGAACGTCGACGACACATCAAACCAGTTCACCAAGGATGATGTGACCTATGTGATCTCGACCCGCGAGATCGTACCGCCATCTACTCCGGCATTCGATGAAGTGAAGGATGACGTCCGTCAGGCGCTGGTTCTGCGGAATGAGGGCGAAGCTGCGCAAACCCTGGTCAACGAGATCAAGGACCGCATTACCAGTGGCGCCTCCACCCTCGAATCGGAGGCGCAAGCCGTGAGCGCTCCTGTTGAAACACCTCCGGCGGCAATAACCCGCATGACCGCCGAAGAGAGCGGCCTGCCCAATTCAGCCATCGGCGGCGTTTTCTCCGGCAAGCCGGGCGATGTCTTCACCTATCCTAACCGGACGGGCGACAAGTACATGATCGTGCAGCTTCAGGCCGTGAATGATCCATCGGCAGAAGCACTGGCTGCGGCGGACCCGAACGCGTCGAGCTCTCTTGTCTCCTCGCTCGATTCAGATCTGGCCACGGCAATGGAAGCCGAGATGGCGGGCGCGGTGAAGCTGAAGGTGAACGGCGCGGCCTACAACGCCTACAAGGCATCGATCTCGTCAAACCAATGAGCCGCGCAAAGCTGATCGTTCGCCGACGGATCGGGGATGTCGAAACGCCCGTCGGCGCCTTGCTGAAACTGGGTGACGACACACCCGGCACGTTCCTGTTCGAGTCGATTGCAGGCGGTGAGCGGCTGGGCCGCTATTCGTTTATTGGTGGGGCACCACAGGTCTGGTTCCGCATCAACAATGGCGTCGCCGAAACCGCAACGACGGCAGACTTTTCAGACGCCTCTCCCGTTGAAGGCACCCCGGTCGAAGCTCTCAGAGCGTTCGTTGAGGCTGCCCGAGCAGAGACGGAAGACGACCTGCCGCCGATGGCGTCCGGTGCGTTCGGATATGTCGGCTATGACATGATCCAGCATGTCGAACCCGTTTCGATCACAAAGCCGGATGCGCTCAACGTACCGGAAGCCCTGCTCGTCATTCCCAAAGTGGTGATCGTTTTCGACCATATCTATCAGGAACTGCTCCTGATCGGCCGGGTTGAGAACGGCAATGAAGACGAGATCAATCAGCAACTCGATAAAATCGAAGAACAGCTTCAAGCCCTGCCCGTCCTGCCACCAGCAGATCAATCCGCAGAGCCTGTCACGCTAACCTCGAATACCAGCAAGGAACGGTATTTCGAAATTGTCGAGAAGTGCCGGGACTACATCAAGGCGGGCGACATTTTCCAGGTTGTTCCGAGCCAGCGTTTTTCGACGCCATTCAACAAAAAATCGATCAGCTTCTATCGCGCCCTGCGCCGCCTGAATCCGTCTGCGTTCATGTTCCACATGAATTTGGGCGATGTCCGTTTAGTCGGATCCAGCCCGGAAATTCTTGTTCGTGTGCGGAATGGACGGGTTGCCATCCGCCCGATCGCCGGCACCCGTCCCCGCTCAGGAGATCCGGTCGAGGATGCGAAGCGCGCCGAGAGCCTGTTGAACGATCCGAAGGAGATCGCTGAACACCTGATGTTGCTTGACCTCGGCCGTAATGATGTCGGCCGGGTTGCGGCATATGGAAGTGTTCAGGTCACCGAGCAATTCATCGTCGAACGCTACAGCCATGTCATGCACATCGTCAGTCATGTTGAAGGCGACCTGCGCGAAGGGCTCGACGCGGTGGACGCGCTGTTTGCGGGATTTCCTGCAGGCACGGTCTCGGGCGCACCGAAGATCCGCGCCATGCAGATCATCGACGAGATGGAAACCAATGCCCGTGAAATTTATGGCGGTGCCGTCGGTTATTTCGGGTGGAACGGAGATCTCGACACCTGCATCGCCCTGCGGACCGCTGTGCTGAAAGATGGCCAGCTGCATATCCAGGCGGGCGGCGGCGTCGTGCTCGATTCCAACCCTCAGTACGAATATGACGAAACCCAGCACAAGGCTGGCGCGCTGAAGCGGGCCGCAGAACTGGCTGCAGCTTACGAGTTCGACCAATGAGCCGGAAGAAGATCCTCGTCATCGACAATTATGACAGCTTTACCTGGAACCTGGTCCATTACCTGGAAGAACTTGGTGCCGACACAAAAGTTGTCCGGAATGATGAGCTGACCGTCGAGGAAGCGCTCGCAACCGGCGCGGATGGCGTTCTCCTCTCCCCCGGCCCCTGTACGCCGAATGAGGCCGGCATCTGCGTGGACCTGATCCGCAATGCACCGGAAGATCTGCCGATCCTGGGTGTGTGTCTCGGACACCAATCCATCGGCCAGGCCTTCGGTGGGAAAGTCATCACGGCGCGGGAAATCCGCCACGGCAAGCTTTCAGACATCCATCAGACCGGCGGGGATCTCTTTCAGGGGCTACCGGAGACGTATCGTGTCGTGCGTTACCACTCTCTGGCTGTCCGCCCGGAAGACCTGCCGGAAGACCTCGTCGCCGATGCCTTCACCGATGACGGTGAGATCATGGCCCTGCATCACAAAACCCGTCCGGTGTATGGGGTGCAATTCCACCCGGAAAGCATTCTGACCGAACACGGCCATGCCTTGCTCAAAAACTGGCTGGACAGGCTCTGATCTTCCTCCGCTATTGAGCCCGCCAGTCAAGACCGCTATCGGTTTCGCCAATGACCGACACACCTCCTCTCTCCCATGCGCTACAAGCGCTCGCGCGGCGCCAGCCGCTTGAAGACGATGTTCTGAAGGGAGCGTTCGATACACTTCTGTCAGGCGACGCTGCTCCAGAAGAAATTGGCGCATTCCTCATGGGGCTCGTGGTGCGCGGTGAGACTGCGGGCGAGCTGACGGCCGGCGCGACGATCATGCGTCAACATGCACGCAAGGTACCAACAACCGGTCCCTTGCTGGATACTTGCGGAACCGGCGGCTTGCCATGGAAGAGCCTCAACACGTCAACGGCATGCGCCATCGTTATTGCAGCTGCCGGTGGGCGCGTTGCCAAGCATGGCAACCGTTCCGTGCCGCCTAAAACCGGATCCGCTGATGTCCTGGAAGCCCTCGGCGTGAACCTGGAGATCAGCGAAGAGGAGTTTACCAATTGCCTCGACGGCGCAGGCGTTGCTTTCCTCTTTGCACGTAGCCATCACAGCGCCATGCGCCATGTCGCGCCCGTTCGGGCACAGCTTGGCATCCGGACGATCTTCAACCTCCTTGGGCCGCTGACCAATCCGGCCGGAGCGTGTCATCAGGTTCTTGGGGTGTTTGCGCCCGAATGGGTTGAGCCGATGGCAGAGACGCTTGGCAGGCTCGGCACGGAGCGGGCCTGGGTCGTTCACGGCCTCGATGGCATCGACGAGCTCTCCATCGCCGGTCCGAGCAAGGTGTGCGAAGTACTTGAGGACGGGACGCTCAACGAGTTTGAAGTCCACCCGTCCGATGCCGGGCTGGGCACGCATCCGCTCTCAGCGCTGGAGAGTGAAGACGTTGCAGGCAATGCGCTTGCGATCACCGAACTTCTTGACGGACATGAGAACCCCTTCCGGGAAACAGTTCTTCTGAATGCCGCGGCAGGGCTGCATGTCCATGGCAAAGCCTCAGACCTGAAGGAAGGCGCCGCCATGGCGGCAGAAGCGATCGACTCCGGCGAGGCAAAGCAGACATTGCGCAAGCTGGTGAAGCTTTCGCGGGGCGAACCGCTCGAATGAAGACAGCGCTCGACAAGATCATCGACTACAAACACGGCGAAGTGGCTGAGCTGAAGCGGCAGATCAGCTTTTCAGCCATGGATGAGAAGGCCCGTGCCGCATCCCCTCCGCGAGGGTTCTCTTCAGCACTGTCCCACGTTGCCGCTGAAGACCAGAACGCGCTGATTTGCGAGCTGAAACGCAAAAGCCCCTCGGCGGGAGAGATCCTGCCAGGTGCAGATCCGGTCCAGATCGCAAGGGAATACGAGGCCGGTGGCGCAGCGTGCCTATCTGTGCTGACCGATGGCCCGAGTTTCGGTGGATCCCTCACGGATTTCGCGGCGATCCGGGAAGCTGTTACCATTCCGATGTTGCGCAAGGACTTCATGATAGACCCGATCCAGGTCACAGAGGCGCGCGCCTGGGGCGCTGACTGCATTCTGGTCATCATGGCCAGC
Coding sequences:
- a CDS encoding deoxyribodipyrimidine photo-lyase, whose protein sequence is MVWFREDLRLSDNPALRAAVQQDCPVVCVYIHADGCEGTRPLGGASRWWLDKSLRALSDDLEQLGGRLTVRAGDGSACLDELIEETGAKAVYWNRRYGKAERDVDAAIKSRLKDRDIDVQSFNGRLLVEPWVLKTGSGGFYKVFTPFWKALRDCYTAPAALPRPNSLKGPQPDTLKVSDLGLHPTRPDWSTGFDAVWTPGEAGANARLKAFLDGPVDAYPDDRDLPGKEDGTSGLSPHLRFGEIGPAQMWRATIAAMEAGKIKDAGGWKFLSEVVWREFSYVLLYYRPDLADENYNGDFDHMPWRTDEDALKAWQRGQTGYPIVDAGMRQLWETGWMHNRVRMIVASFLTKHLLLHWRQGEDWFWDTLVDADPASNPASWQWTAGSGADAAPYFRVFNPITQGQKFDSDGAYVRRWCPELANLPDKVLHEPWSADEVTLRKAGVKLGTDYPRPLVEHKAGRERALEAYETLKSQRSSK
- a CDS encoding SDR family NAD(P)-dependent oxidoreductase, yielding MQAIIFGASGGIGAELVAQLSERPDIRRVHAVSRRGTAASGKIVSHTADITAESDLSSLADALEREQDIRLVIVATGILSDGDALIPEKSYRHQSMQAFEQVFRVNTFGPALVARYILPLMARNGRAVFSALTARVGSIDDNRLGGWHAYRASKAALNMLLRNYAIEQARRNDDFIVAGLHPGTVDTRLSRPFQKNVPDGQLFTPQISAVHMLRVIDRLTPADSGKCFDWAGKEIPA
- a CDS encoding cyclopropane-fatty-acyl-phospholipid synthase family protein — encoded protein: MTGTIPASPNTIRTLKNVPASFRIACLALLNTQHGTLEFRLPDDRQLVFRNKQAGPHAIISVHDYNFVKRAMAGGDVGFAEAYMDGEWSTPDLTEVLRFFSANFEATGKLAVGGAVVRWVNMVRHVFSSRNTREGAKKNIMAHYDLGNDFYSLWLDPSMTYSSAVFESPNVSLEQGQYAKYRNICDRIDAGPSSDILEIGCGWGGFAEYAAKQRGSKVTCLTISPSQRDYAMARMQREGLSERVEIRLEDYRDHSGKYDGVASIEMFEAVGESYWPSYFAKIFETLKHNGKAALQIITIDDDLFPRYRKRVDFIQRHIFPGGMLPSEKALKEQFHLAGLRHDGVTYFGQDYARTCREWSRSFNDAWDQISKLGFDEPFRRMWNFYLAYCEAGFEGGRINVGQFQLSKA
- the secG gene encoding preprotein translocase subunit SecG; this translates as MQNVILVIHILASLVMIGLVLVQKSEGGGLGIGGGGGGGANSLLSGRGAAGAVVRSTIIFGAIFFITSLALTTLANRGGDNRSDIERVLAPEDGAPAPGTPTDLFDPTAPLLSGQAGLSDDSAAAPETATEGEDGEGAAVVEPEPETPAPESGNPQ
- a CDS encoding CTP synthase, whose translation is MIRYIFITGGVVSSLGKGIASAALGALLQSRGYGVRLRKLDPYLNVDPGTMSPRQHGEVFVTDDGAETDLDLGHYERFTGVSARQSDNITTGRIYKHIIEKERRGDYLGATIQVIPHVTNEIKDFVLSDPGEGVDFVLCEIGGTVGDIEGLPFFEAIRQLGQELGPDRACFIHLTLLPYIPAAGEMKTKPTQHSVKELRSIGIQPQVLLCRCDRPIPENEKGKIASFCNVRPSSVIEARDVRHIYDVPEAYHEQGLDKEVLAHFRIEDAPEPDLSGWQRIASTIHNPDGEVCIGLVGKYTDVPDAYKSVAEALSHGGLANNVKVSVKLINSEEFDDEHRPLDILEGVHGIILPGGFGERGAHGKMRAARFARERKVPCFGICYGMQMSVIEAARHMAGIEDANTTENNPSTPNPLVGLMEEWTQGNEKQVRTADSDKGGTMRLGAYPARLKEGSKVAEVYGTLDISERHRHRYEVNAAYIEALEKAGGLFSGMSPDGTLPEIFEIPSHPWFIGVQYHPELKSRPFQPHPLFASFIEAAVKQSRLV
- the rfaE2 gene encoding D-glycero-beta-D-manno-heptose 1-phosphate adenylyltransferase, whose amino-acid sequence is MARSSLIDLIDAAAGRKIVCIGDVMLDRFVYGDVSRISPEAPVPIMRRTREASMPGGAGNVARNLASLGLFTALVGVVGDDPEGRELASLMGQVQNVEADLIAMRGRPTTLKTRFVAGSQQLLRVDAEEVASIGPDIEVKLTGAIHQVAADAALIILSDYAKGAMTDAVIKAALDAGEAFGIPVIADPKGRDFRRYGAVDLLKPNGNELAHAFGMPTETDRDAAEALAAAAKTLPAKAVVVTRAAKGMSFITQDGEVTHRAGKAREVYDVSGAGDTSIAALALGLAGGGTLSQAVDLAIAASGIAVGKSGTATVSAAELKGALEMGLINGGVSHIPLETAISQVAAWRDAGLTVGFTNGCFDILHPGHLKVLEEAKSRCGRLIVGLNSDASVKRLKGPTRPVNDAESRARVLSGLSAVDAVVVFDEDTPAALIEALQPDLLVKGGDYTLETIVGADIVLARGGTVHIVPVLDGQSTTAAIARANSGKT